The following coding sequences are from one Fimbriiglobus ruber window:
- a CDS encoding efflux RND transporter periplasmic adaptor subunit, whose translation MATAPLVKDTIYYRKFVCQIHARRQINIRAMQSGYLEAIRIKEGQFVKMGEELFKVIPTIYEAKYAADKADVLLAQIEYDNTKKLYDAQTRVVSQRELLEYGAKLAKAKAKLQLSEAELKFTTITAPFDGIIDRFYEQQGSLIQEGDNLTCLTDNSVMWVYFNVPEARYLDYMAELGPPQNDQEDYETRLKTFLSALNRQSQIELVLANGSTFPQTGRISAIEAKFNNETGNVAFRADFPNPNRLLRHGETGKLLIKQTLHNAIVIPVRATFQILDKRYVYVIGEDHVVRQREVAVQHEMDDIFIIKKGLDAKDKIVLDGVQQVRDGDKLEEFEFRKPEEVLGHQKFHAE comes from the coding sequence GTGGCGACCGCGCCCTTGGTGAAGGACACAATATACTACAGAAAATTTGTATGCCAGATACACGCACGCAGACAGATAAATATTCGAGCTATGCAGAGCGGATATCTTGAGGCAATTCGAATCAAAGAAGGTCAGTTCGTGAAGATGGGAGAGGAGCTGTTCAAAGTCATACCAACGATCTATGAGGCAAAGTACGCGGCTGACAAGGCTGACGTTCTACTTGCGCAGATCGAGTATGACAATACAAAAAAACTGTACGACGCACAAACGAGGGTCGTTTCTCAGCGAGAGTTACTAGAGTACGGGGCCAAACTAGCAAAGGCCAAGGCCAAGTTGCAGTTGTCAGAGGCCGAATTAAAATTCACAACAATCACGGCTCCTTTTGACGGCATAATAGACCGCTTTTATGAACAGCAAGGCAGTCTGATCCAAGAAGGCGATAACCTTACATGCCTGACCGACAACAGTGTAATGTGGGTTTATTTTAACGTGCCGGAGGCTCGCTACTTAGATTACATGGCCGAACTGGGGCCGCCTCAAAATGATCAAGAGGACTACGAGACCAGGTTAAAAACTTTTCTGTCCGCACTGAATAGACAATCGCAAATCGAACTCGTACTGGCAAACGGCAGCACGTTTCCGCAGACCGGCAGGATTAGCGCGATCGAGGCCAAATTCAACAACGAGACTGGAAACGTTGCCTTCCGCGCGGATTTCCCAAACCCCAATCGGTTGCTACGCCACGGTGAGACGGGTAAGCTGTTGATTAAACAAACACTGCACAACGCCATCGTTATCCCAGTGCGAGCAACATTTCAAATCCTCGACAAACGATACGTTTACGTCATCGGTGAAGATCACGTAGTGCGACAGCGCGAGGTCGCCGTCCAGCACGAAATGGATGACATCTTTATCATTAAGAAAGGACTTGATGCGAAGGACAAGATCGTTTTGGACGGGGTTCAGCAGGTTCGGGACGGCGATAAGTTGGAAGAATTCGAGTTTCGGAAGCCGGAAGAAGTCCTTGGGCATCAAAAATTTCACGCAGAGTAG
- a CDS encoding protein adenylyltransferase SelO: MDITTAPGADGRAVGWRFDNTYARLPEALFASATPARVQGPRVSILNHGLAAELGLDLAALAPDEAAALFSGQTLAAESRPIAQAYAGHQFGGFTMLGDGRAILLGEHLTPSGRLVDIQLKGPGRTRFSRGGDGRAALGPMLREYIISEAMAALGIPTTRSLAVVTTGEPVYRTSPLKGAILTRVAASHIRVGTFEYAVRRDEATLRALAEYAIARHYPELVGAPRKYLEFLRAVADRQAALVARWMLVGFIHGVLNTDNVAISGETIDYGPCAFMNAYDPGTVFSSIDHAGRYAYGNQPNITQWNLARFAETLLPIIDSDPEKSVAAATAVLGEFPARFERHWLEGMRKKLGLRTEEAGDAELVQSLLELMHKTRADFTNTFRDLSGEELPADDRYQDPDFRAWHSRWQERLVRDGQPMSSARGLMRSVNPAVIPRNHRVEEALSAAEERDDLSVMHRLLEALASPYEDRPELAPYREPPADECGYRTFCGT, encoded by the coding sequence ATGGACATTACGACCGCACCGGGCGCGGACGGCCGCGCCGTCGGCTGGCGATTCGATAATACCTACGCCCGGTTGCCGGAGGCACTATTTGCCTCTGCTACCCCGGCCCGGGTTCAAGGGCCGCGGGTGTCGATCCTGAACCACGGGCTGGCAGCCGAACTCGGCCTCGATCTCGCTGCGCTAGCGCCGGACGAGGCGGCGGCGCTGTTTTCGGGCCAGACGTTGGCGGCCGAATCCCGGCCGATTGCCCAGGCTTACGCCGGACACCAGTTCGGCGGGTTCACCATGCTCGGCGACGGCCGGGCCATCCTACTGGGCGAACACCTGACGCCGTCCGGTCGGCTCGTGGACATCCAGCTAAAGGGACCGGGGCGGACGCGATTCTCGCGCGGCGGTGACGGGCGGGCCGCCCTCGGCCCGATGCTCCGGGAATACATCATCAGCGAGGCCATGGCCGCTCTCGGCATTCCCACCACCCGGAGCCTCGCGGTCGTCACCACCGGCGAGCCCGTCTACCGGACGTCACCCCTGAAAGGGGCCATCCTGACCCGCGTGGCGGCGAGTCACATCCGGGTCGGCACGTTCGAATACGCGGTCCGCCGGGACGAAGCGACGCTCCGGGCGCTGGCCGAGTACGCGATCGCCCGACACTACCCAGAACTGGTCGGCGCCCCGCGCAAGTACCTGGAGTTCCTCCGCGCCGTCGCCGACCGCCAGGCCGCGCTGGTCGCCCGGTGGATGCTGGTCGGATTCATCCACGGTGTGTTGAACACGGACAACGTGGCGATCTCCGGGGAGACGATCGACTACGGCCCGTGCGCGTTCATGAACGCCTACGACCCGGGCACGGTGTTCAGCTCGATCGACCACGCCGGGCGGTACGCTTACGGCAACCAGCCGAACATCACGCAGTGGAATCTGGCCCGGTTCGCCGAGACCTTGCTGCCGATCATCGACTCCGATCCGGAGAAGTCGGTTGCGGCCGCCACCGCGGTGTTGGGAGAGTTCCCCGCCAGATTCGAGCGGCACTGGCTCGAAGGAATGCGGAAGAAACTGGGCCTTCGGACCGAAGAGGCCGGAGACGCCGAACTGGTCCAGTCGCTACTGGAGCTGATGCACAAGACCCGCGCCGACTTCACTAACACGTTCCGCGATCTCTCCGGGGAGGAATTACCCGCGGACGATCGGTACCAGGATCCGGATTTCCGGGCGTGGCATTCGCGCTGGCAGGAGCGGCTCGTTCGGGACGGGCAACCGATGAGTTCGGCCCGGGGCCTGATGCGTTCGGTCAACCCGGCCGTCATCCCGCGCAACCACCGGGTCGAGGAGGCCCTTTCCGCCGCCGAGGAGCGCGACGATCTGTCAGTCATGCACCGGTTGCTGGAGGCACTGGCATCGCCATACGAGGATCGACCCGAGTTGGCGCCGTACCGGGAACCACCGGCCGACGAGTGCGGATACCGGACGTTTTGCGGAACGTAA
- a CDS encoding type II toxin-antitoxin system RelE/ParE family toxin, whose protein sequence is MAKNDDTEPQTPKPVIWTGSSKKDLLKFSKSVKQAVGQALFDAQTGGKHPDAKPLKGFGGAGVLEVVEDDDGNTYRAVYTVKFAGVVYVLHAFQKKSKSGIKTPPSEIKKVRTRLQEAESHYAEWIKQQERKDKGN, encoded by the coding sequence ATGGCAAAGAACGACGATACCGAACCACAGACTCCGAAACCAGTTATCTGGACGGGGTCGAGTAAGAAGGATCTGCTCAAGTTTTCGAAGTCGGTCAAGCAAGCCGTCGGGCAAGCTTTGTTCGACGCTCAGACCGGCGGCAAGCATCCCGACGCCAAGCCCCTGAAAGGCTTCGGCGGGGCGGGCGTGCTTGAAGTAGTCGAAGACGACGACGGAAACACTTACCGGGCCGTCTACACGGTAAAATTCGCTGGCGTCGTTTACGTGCTACACGCCTTCCAAAAGAAGTCAAAGAGCGGCATCAAGACGCCGCCCTCGGAAATCAAGAAGGTCAGAACCCGATTACAAGAGGCGGAGAGCCACTATGCGGAGTGGATTAAGCAACAAGAACGAAAGGACAAAGGCAACTGA
- the aat gene encoding leucyl/phenylalanyl-tRNA--protein transferase: MNRRRPWVSPESAGPDGLVGVGGDLRPSTLVRGYAEGVFPWFNEGDPILWWSPDPRAVIELDGIHISHSLARTIRSGRFRVTANCAFGDVIRGCADCRTDGTWVTRQMIEAYEELHRLGHAHSVETWVRTESKGTEQKSDSLEGWTLAGGIYGVSVGGLFAGESMFFRVSDGSKVALAALVERLKTCGFELFDVQMRTEHTTRMGATDIPRKDYLRRLREAVKKTNVRFA; the protein is encoded by the coding sequence ATGAACCGCCGGCGGCCGTGGGTGTCGCCCGAGTCGGCCGGCCCGGACGGGCTGGTCGGGGTGGGCGGCGACCTCCGCCCGTCCACTCTCGTCCGCGGGTACGCGGAAGGCGTGTTCCCCTGGTTCAACGAAGGCGACCCCATTCTGTGGTGGTCGCCCGACCCGCGGGCGGTGATCGAACTCGACGGCATTCACATCTCCCATTCTCTCGCGCGAACGATCCGCTCCGGCCGCTTCCGCGTCACCGCCAACTGCGCGTTCGGCGACGTCATCCGCGGGTGCGCCGACTGCCGCACGGACGGGACGTGGGTGACCCGGCAAATGATCGAGGCTTACGAAGAGTTGCACCGCCTCGGCCACGCCCACAGCGTCGAAACGTGGGTGCGGACGGAGTCGAAAGGAACGGAACAGAAGTCCGACTCCCTGGAGGGCTGGACCCTGGCGGGCGGAATCTATGGCGTGTCCGTCGGCGGCTTGTTCGCCGGTGAATCGATGTTCTTCCGCGTCTCGGACGGCTCGAAGGTCGCCCTCGCGGCCCTCGTCGAACGACTCAAGACGTGTGGCTTCGAGTTGTTCGACGTGCAAATGCGGACCGAACACACGACCCGAATGGGCGCGACGGACATTCCACGAAAAGACTACCTGCGGCGACTCCGGGAAGCGGTCAAGAAGACGAACGTGCGATTCGCTTGA
- a CDS encoding efflux RND transporter permease subunit, whose amino-acid sequence MFKKILYRPALAIVLSILILFLGGIGIKTLPTAQFPAIAPPTVQVAITYPGASANVLVDSVLIPLEQSINGVQNMRYIVSDATSAGEATIRIYFEPGTDPSINVVNVQNRVNIMINRLPPLVRREGILVSQVVPSMLMYVNIYSTDPSADQKTLYNFANVYIMPRLKRIQGMGIPRNLGNRSFAMRVWLNPDRMRAYKVSSDEVMKALAEQSVIGSPGRLGRASGKTSQSREYVLTYIGRYTEPEQYANIILRANPEGEILRVKDVGEVELGSEFYDIYSDVDGRPATSIILKQSPGSNAAAVIEEIKRELSRIKKKSFPPGMEYEFAYDVSKFLDASIEKVLHTLLEAFILVSLVVYMFLGDVRSTLIPVLAVPVSLIGTFFVLRLVGLSINLITLFALVLAIGVVVDNAIVVVEAVHAKMHAKRLSPFPAVKEVLDEISGAIVAITLVMTSVFVPVTFMTGPVGTFYRQFGITMAAAIIISGLVALTLTPVLCAMILKPHDDANRATKSRGMWLVLAYILGGLLVLSLSCLAYYLWGPVGFLLLLAPLLQRPFNRAVEVVTDGYAGILRRVVTRRSLTVASVGGFVAGIYVVNMWTPTGFIPGEDQGIIYGIIQAPAGSTLEYTNAKCHGLQAIAKEIDGVASVTSVAGYEVLTEGRGSNAGTCIINLKNWSGRKLNARQIIGELEEKCRHGMTNVKVEFFEPPAVPGFGAAGGFSLRLLDEANATDYKQLGKVTEKFMDDLKRRKELSNLFTFYTANYPQYELVINNDVAMQKGVSIGNALDNLNILIGSTYEQGFVRFNQFYKVYVQAAPEFRRFPDDLDTLFVKNDRGEMVPYSAFMSVQMKEGLNEITRYNLYPSAAIKGNPAPGYSSGQAIRAIQEVAAETLPNGYDIGWEGLSYDESREGDEAVYIFLVVLVFVYLILVGQYESFLLPLAVILSLPIGVFGSFLLLQATGLDNDVYAQISLIMLVGLLGKNAILIVEVAVQQRQEGLPLKEAAIQGGKLRFRPIQMTSFAFVAGLLPMVVATGAGAIGNRTIGTTGVGGTLVGTLLGVLVIPGLYYMFGKMADGRKLLGDETSEPVSDALAKIFRR is encoded by the coding sequence ATGTTCAAGAAAATCCTCTACAGACCGGCGCTCGCAATCGTTCTGTCGATCCTGATTCTGTTCCTGGGCGGGATCGGGATTAAAACCCTCCCGACGGCCCAATTCCCCGCCATCGCGCCGCCGACCGTTCAGGTCGCCATTACTTATCCCGGCGCGAGTGCCAACGTATTGGTGGACTCGGTTCTGATTCCGCTGGAGCAATCCATCAACGGCGTACAGAACATGCGTTACATTGTTTCCGACGCCACCAGCGCCGGTGAGGCAACAATCAGGATTTACTTCGAGCCGGGTACAGACCCCAGCATCAATGTCGTGAACGTCCAAAACCGGGTCAACATCATGATCAACCGGCTGCCCCCTCTCGTTCGGCGAGAGGGAATTCTCGTTAGCCAGGTCGTGCCCAGCATGCTAATGTATGTAAACATTTATAGTACGGACCCTTCTGCCGACCAGAAAACTCTTTACAATTTTGCCAACGTCTATATCATGCCGAGGCTCAAGCGGATCCAGGGCATGGGTATCCCAAGGAATCTCGGCAACCGCTCATTTGCCATGCGGGTGTGGCTAAATCCCGACCGCATGCGCGCCTACAAAGTGTCCTCCGATGAAGTCATGAAAGCCCTGGCGGAGCAGAGCGTGATTGGTTCGCCCGGTCGACTCGGCCGGGCGTCGGGCAAGACGTCGCAATCGCGCGAATACGTCCTGACTTATATCGGCCGCTATACCGAGCCAGAGCAATACGCAAACATCATTCTGCGGGCGAATCCCGAAGGCGAAATCTTACGGGTCAAGGACGTCGGCGAAGTCGAATTGGGCTCCGAGTTCTATGACATTTACTCGGACGTCGACGGTCGTCCCGCGACGTCCATCATTCTCAAGCAAAGTCCCGGCTCTAACGCCGCTGCCGTCATCGAAGAAATCAAGAGGGAACTCAGCCGGATCAAAAAGAAATCATTCCCTCCCGGCATGGAGTATGAATTCGCCTACGACGTTTCAAAATTTCTGGACGCCTCCATCGAAAAGGTACTCCACACCCTACTCGAAGCATTCATCCTGGTGTCCCTGGTCGTATACATGTTTCTCGGGGACGTACGATCCACACTGATCCCGGTCCTCGCGGTTCCAGTGTCCTTGATCGGAACCTTTTTTGTCTTGCGACTGGTGGGGCTCTCGATCAACCTGATCACCCTCTTCGCCCTGGTTCTTGCGATCGGGGTTGTGGTGGACAACGCAATTGTGGTGGTCGAAGCCGTCCATGCCAAGATGCATGCCAAGCGCCTTTCGCCATTCCCGGCCGTCAAAGAGGTTCTTGACGAGATTAGCGGGGCGATCGTGGCCATTACCCTGGTGATGACCTCGGTCTTCGTTCCGGTGACATTCATGACCGGCCCGGTCGGGACCTTCTACCGCCAGTTCGGCATCACGATGGCGGCGGCCATCATTATTTCCGGTCTGGTCGCCCTCACGCTAACGCCCGTACTTTGCGCGATGATTCTCAAACCTCACGACGACGCGAATCGTGCAACAAAGTCGCGAGGAATGTGGCTCGTCCTGGCGTATATTTTGGGCGGATTACTCGTCTTGAGCCTAAGTTGCCTGGCGTATTATTTGTGGGGGCCAGTTGGTTTTCTCCTGCTTCTCGCGCCGCTTCTGCAGCGCCCATTTAACCGCGCTGTCGAGGTGGTAACGGACGGTTACGCCGGCATTCTCAGACGGGTTGTCACACGCCGCTCGTTGACCGTGGCCTCCGTCGGGGGGTTTGTTGCCGGTATATACGTTGTCAATATGTGGACGCCCACCGGGTTCATCCCGGGCGAGGACCAGGGCATTATTTACGGGATCATTCAGGCGCCTGCGGGGTCGACGCTCGAGTACACCAACGCCAAGTGCCACGGGTTGCAAGCAATCGCGAAGGAAATCGACGGAGTCGCGTCCGTCACTTCGGTGGCCGGCTACGAGGTTCTCACCGAGGGTCGGGGATCGAACGCGGGAACCTGCATTATTAATTTGAAGAATTGGTCGGGCCGCAAACTGAACGCGCGCCAAATCATTGGGGAACTCGAGGAGAAATGCCGTCATGGGATGACGAATGTTAAGGTCGAATTTTTTGAACCGCCCGCGGTTCCCGGATTTGGTGCCGCGGGCGGCTTCTCCTTGCGACTCCTCGACGAGGCGAACGCGACCGACTACAAGCAGCTCGGAAAAGTGACAGAGAAATTCATGGACGATTTGAAGCGACGCAAAGAATTGAGTAACCTGTTCACCTTCTACACCGCCAACTATCCGCAGTACGAACTCGTCATCAATAACGACGTGGCCATGCAGAAGGGCGTATCGATCGGAAATGCTCTAGACAATCTTAACATACTTATTGGAAGTACCTACGAGCAAGGTTTTGTTCGCTTTAATCAGTTCTACAAGGTTTATGTCCAGGCCGCGCCGGAGTTCCGGCGATTCCCGGATGATCTGGACACCTTGTTTGTCAAGAATGATCGCGGAGAAATGGTCCCTTATTCCGCATTCATGAGCGTCCAGATGAAGGAGGGCTTGAACGAAATCACGCGATACAACTTGTACCCGTCCGCCGCGATTAAAGGTAATCCCGCCCCCGGCTACAGCAGTGGTCAGGCCATCAGGGCGATCCAGGAGGTCGCTGCCGAGACGCTACCAAACGGCTACGACATCGGCTGGGAAGGTCTCTCTTATGACGAGTCGAGAGAGGGCGACGAGGCGGTTTATATATTCCTCGTCGTCCTCGTCTTCGTTTACCTTATATTAGTCGGGCAGTATGAGAGTTTTCTATTGCCGCTGGCCGTGATCCTGTCTCTGCCGATTGGGGTCTTCGGTTCGTTCTTGCTCTTACAAGCGACGGGATTGGATAACGATGTCTATGCCCAGATTAGTTTGATTATGTTGGTCGGTCTGCTTGGTAAGAACGCGATCTTGATTGTCGAAGTTGCGGTACAGCAGCGTCAAGAGGGTCTCCCCCTGAAAGAGGCGGCCATCCAAGGAGGAAAGTTGCGCTTTCGGCCGATTCAAATGACCTCATTCGCCTTCGTCGCCGGTCTGCTCCCGATGGTTGTTGCCACCGGTGCCGGGGCGATCGGAAACCGCACCATCGGCACGACCGGAGTCGGCGGGACGCTCGTGGGAACCTTACTTGGGGTCTTGGTCATTCCCGGCCTCTATTACATGTTCGGCAAGATGGCTGACGG
- a CDS encoding helix-turn-helix domain-containing protein, producing the protein MFADLGLPNPEIALAKAELVQHIRAVIAERKLTQAKTAALLGLDQPKVSALVRGRTAGYSIDRLFKFLNALGQQIEISVRPAPRGADSAGTRVVVG; encoded by the coding sequence GTGTTCGCGGACCTCGGGCTTCCGAACCCGGAAATAGCCCTCGCGAAGGCGGAACTCGTTCAACACATCCGCGCCGTCATTGCCGAGCGAAAGCTCACCCAGGCGAAAACTGCCGCACTGCTGGGTCTCGACCAACCGAAGGTGTCTGCGCTCGTGCGCGGCCGAACTGCTGGGTACAGCATCGATCGCCTGTTCAAGTTCTTGAACGCGCTCGGCCAGCAAATTGAGATTTCTGTTAGGCCGGCTCCGAGAGGGGCAGATTCGGCCGGAACGCGTGTGGTCGTGGGCTGA